The segment TTAAAATTTTTCTTGTTTAATCTTGTATAAACTGTATCAGCATCTGGAATTTTATATTTTGTTATTTCTTCCAATCTTTTGCAACCATTTTCAAGGTATCTTCCCCTTATTGAGCAAAATGTTATTCCTTTCAAAATTTCTTCATCTTCATATATCGAATTTTTATTGGAATGAAAGTTAATAATATTTATTACAAAACTAAAACAAAATCTATTTAATTTCCTTAAAGATTTATTATTTGCCTGAGGCATTATCCCTTCTTTTTCCATAATCTGGGATTTTGCCTCAGGAAATAATTTTTTCTAAATTTTCACTTTCGGAGATACTGGATACTGCCATAACCAATAAATATAAGCCCTATATTCCAATTGTGAAAATTGTCTGTAGATGCGAGGATATAACTGAAGAAGAAATAATTAGGGCAATTGATGAATATGATTGCGAAACTCTTGATGAGCTTAAGCATATTTTAAGGCTTGGAATGGGCCATTGTCAGGGAAGAACATGCCTTATTATTGCTGCAAGAATCCTTGCAAATAAAAAGGGAAAAAGAATAGAAGAAATAATCCCGTCATTCCGTCCTCCTGATGAGCCAGTTGAAATAGGAATTTTGGGGAAAGAATGAAAACAGATGTTGCAATAATCGGGGCGGGAATAAATGGATGTGCGATTGCATATGAGTTGGCCAAGCGCGGTATGGATGTTGCTGTTTTTGAAAAAAAATGGATTGCAAGTGGAGATACTGGAAGATGCGGGGCAGGAATAAGGCAGCAGTGGGCAACTGAAGAAAATGCAATTCTTGCAAAGAAAAGTGTTGAAATATTTGAAAAATTAAGCGAGGAGTTGAATTATGATATAGGGCTAAGGCAGGGAGGATATCTTGTAGCAATACATAGCGAAGAGGAAATGAAGCAGGCAAAGAAAAATGTTGAAATGCAGAACAGGCTTGGAATTCCATCCCGAATAATATACGAAGATGAAATTAAGGAAATCGCTCCAATACTTGATTTGGATGGAATGGAAGCAATTGCAGCCACTTTCTGCCATACAGACGGGCATGCAAACCCCTTCAAAACAACATATGCCTATGCTCTTGTAGCAAAAAAATTGGGGGCAAAAATATATAAATTCACAGAAGTAAAAGGAATAAAAGTAAAAGATAATCAAATTGAAG is part of the Thermoplasmatales archaeon genome and harbors:
- a CDS encoding (2Fe-2S)-binding protein, whose amino-acid sequence is MKIVCRCEDITEEEIIRAIDEYDCETLDELKHILRLGMGHCQGRTCLIIAARILANKKGKRIEEIIPSFRPPDEPVEIGILGKE